One Pan paniscus chromosome 16, NHGRI_mPanPan1-v2.0_pri, whole genome shotgun sequence DNA segment encodes these proteins:
- the MESP1 gene encoding mesoderm posterior protein 1 translates to MAQPLCPPLSESWMLSAAWGPTRRPPPSDKDCGRSLVSSPDSWGSTPADSPVPSPARPGTRRDPRAPSVGRRGARSSRLGSGQRQSASEREKLRMRTLARALHELRRFLPPSVAPTGQSLTKIETLRLAIRYIGHLSAVLGLSEESLQRRCRQRGDAGSPRGCPLCPDDCPAQMQTRTQAEGQGQGRGLGLVSAVRAGASWGSPPACPGARAAPEPRDPPALFAEAACPEGQAMEPSPPSPLLPGDVLALLETWMPLSPLEWLPEEPK, encoded by the exons ATGGCCCAGCCCCTGTGCCCGCCGCTCTCCGAGTCCTGGATGCTCTCTGCGGCCTGGGGCCCAACTCGGCGGCCGCCGCCCTCCGACAAGGACTGCGGCCGCTCCCTCGTCTCGTCCCCAGACTCATGGGGCAGCACCCCAGCCGACAGCCCCGTGCCGAGCCCCGCGCGGCCCGGCACCCGCCGGGACCCCCGCGCCCCCTCCGTAGGTAGGCGCGGCGCGCGCAGCAGCCGCCTGGGCAGCGGGCAGAGGCAGAGCGCCAGTGAGCGGGAGAAACTGCGCATGCGCACGCTGGCCCGCGCCCTGCACGAGCTGCGCCGCTTTCTACCGCCGTCCGTGGCGCCCACCGGCCAGAGCCTGACCAAGATCGAGACGCTGCGCCTGGCTATCCGCTATATCGGCCACCTGTCGGCCGTGCTAGGCCTCAGCGAGGAGAGTCTCCAGCGCCGGTGCCGGCAGCGCGGTGACGCGGGGTCCCCTCGGGGCTGCCCGCTGTGCCCCGACGACTGCCCCGCGCAGATGCAGACACGGACGCAGgctgaggggcaggggcaggggcgcGGGCTGGGCCTGGTATCCGCCGTCCGCGCCGGGGCGTCCTGGGGATCCCCGCCTGCCTGCCCCGGAGCCCGAGCTGCACCCGAGCCGCGCGACCCGCCTGCGCTGTTCGCCGAGGCGGCGTGCCCGGAAGGGCAGGCGATGGAGCCAAGCCCACCGTCCCCG CTCCTTCCGGGCGACGTGCTGGCTCTGTTGGAGACCTGGATGCCCCTCTCGCCTCTGGAGTGGCTGCCTGAGGAGCCCAAGTGA